The Salvelinus namaycush isolate Seneca chromosome 16, SaNama_1.0, whole genome shotgun sequence genome has a segment encoding these proteins:
- the LOC120060881 gene encoding histone H3.3A: protein MARTKQTARKSTGGKAPRKQLATKAARKSAPSTGGVKKPHRYRPGTVALREIRRYQKSTELLIRKLPFQRLVREIAQDFKTDLRFQSAAIGALQEASEAYLVGLFEDTNLCAIHAKRVTIMPKDIQLARRIRGERA from the exons ATGGCACGTACCAAACAGACCGCCCGTAAATCCACTGGTGGAAAAGCACCCAGGAAACAACTGGCCACAAAGGCTGCAAGGAAAAGTGCGCCATCTACTGGCGGTGTGAAGAAACCTCACCGATACAG gccggGCACAGTGGCTCTGAGAGAAATTCGTCGGTACCAGAAATCCACTGAGCTGCTGATCAGGAAACTGCCTTTTCAGCGGCTGGTCCGTGAGATTGCCCAGGACTTCAAGACAGACCTCCGCTTCCAGAGTGCTGCCATTGGTGCTCTGCAG GAAGCCAGTGAGGCATACCTTGTTGGCCTGTTTGAGGACACCAACCTGTGTGCCATCCATGCCAAGAGGGTCACCATCATGCCCAAAGACATCCAGCTGGCCAGGCGAATCCGAGGCGAGCGTGCATAA